From the genome of Paraburkholderia largidicola:
TGCGGCTCCCCCGGTTGATCAATAGAGCTTTTGGAATCATTTCCCTCACCGTGCGGGCTACGCGAGCCGCGCGTGTTTCCGTGTAAGATGACCTGAACAGCAATTCACATTACCATTAGAACCCTGCATTGTACTCTAGGGATCCCTTGCCATGACCAATCCAACCGATCTGAAAAATATCGGACTCAAGGCGACCCTACCGCGCCTCAAGATTCTGGAAATCTTTCAGCACAGCCCGGTGCGCCATCTGACCGCCGAAGATGTCTACCGCAGCCTGCTGCATGAAGAGCTGGATATCGGGCTCGCCACGGTGTACCGCGTGCTCACGCAGTTCGAGCAAGCGGGCCTGCTGTCGCGCAGCAACTTCGAGTCGGGTAAAGCCGTATTTGAGCTGAACGAAGGAACGCACCACGACCATCTGGTGTGTATCGATTGCGGGCTGGTCGAAGAGTTTTTCGACCCTGAAATCGAAAACCGCCAGCAGGCAATCGCGAAAGAACGCGGCTTCAAGCTGCAGGAACACGCGCTGGCGCTGTATGGCGTGTGCACCAAGGACAAATGCCCGCATCGCAAGCATTGACGCGGGTTTCCGGGCCTTTCGCGGCAGCGCGGCCCGGAGCGGATGGCCAGTAAGACGTAGAAAGGCCCGGTCGATTTCGTCGACCGGGCCTTTTGCTTTCCTCTGCTTACCGATCCTCAAACGTCCGCTGTTTCGAACGATTCACGCTCCAGACGCCACGTTTGCGGCAACGCCAACTCATCGCAATTCGGCCCCTCACCGCCGCGATCGACGACGAGAAAATCGCTCACGCGCTCCAACGCGAGCAACGGATGATGCCAGACGCCTCTCGCGTAGTTGACGCCCTGCCAGCCGCGCGTCGAGAACGCTCTGAGCCCGGTCGGATCGAGATCGCCTGCGGGTGCGACGACGATCAGATAAGGCGCATCCGATAGCGGCACGAACGCCTGGCTGCCAAGCGGATGCCGCTCCATCATCGCGATTTCGATCGGCCATGCACGCGGCTGCGCGCGAAACACGTTGATCAGCGGGCGGCCGCCTTGCGTGCCGACATCGACTTTCGCGAGGTCGTGGTAGCGCTCGGTGGTGCCTTCGTTGATCGGGTAGTGGCGCGCGCCGTCCAGTTCGATCACGTCGCCGAATGGAGCGAACGCGTCGCGTGTCAGGCGCTCGATGCGCAGTGTGTTCATGGCCGTCTCCGTCGATCGTCTCTGCCTTGCAGCGTGCGTTATTCGAGTTCGCCCCACAGGCGCAGCCGCGACACGCCGCCGTCCGGGTAAATGTTGAACCGCACGTGCGTCACGGGACCGAGCGCGGTGAGTTCGGCGCTGAACGTATGCACGTTGTCCATCTGCAGTTTCTGTTCGGGCAACAGAACAGGCCAGAACATCGCTTGCGTGACGAGCGAATCGTCGGTGCCGCCCGTCACGGACGCCGCCTGCAGCGAGCAGCGATCGGGGAAATTACCCTTGAAGTGCGCCGTGTCCACTTCGACCTTGCGGATCACGCCCGGCCGCGCGAGCGCGACGATCGCCCAGTCGTTGCCCGGCTCGCGGCGCCGGCGCGTTTCCCAGCCATCGCCCATGTTCACGCCGCGCCCAGGCATCAGCATCTGCGACGCCGGCCCGAAATGCTGGTTGTTCGCGGCGACCAGATACGCGCCGTTTTCGACTGCGGCCAGATCGAGCAGACTGCCGCGCTCGACGCGCTCCCAGTCGCGCTTGGGTTGCCCGTAGACGCGCAGACGCGCAAGCCCGCCATCCGGATACAGATTCACGCGCAGATGCGTGAACGCGCGCGTATCGCTGACTTCGACATAGTGATGCTGATTGCCCTGCAACGTGGTCGCGGGAACGAGCGTTTGCCAGTCGGCGTTGTCGGCGGGGACGTCGTCGGTCGAATAGCAGGCTTCGATCGAGGCGGCGGGCGGGAAATTGCCCGTGAAGTGGCTCGTGTCGAGATCGACACCATGCACGATGCCCGGCCGCGCGAGCCGCACGACGCAGTAGTCGTGGCCCGTGGTGCGCTTGCGGCGCGTTTCCCAGCCGTCCATCCATTTGCCGTGATCGTCGTATTTGCCGGGGATGAACACAGCAGGCTGCGGATCGAGCATCCGCTCTTTGGGTGCGAAGAATTCGTCGCTGGCAAAGAGCGCCTTCGCGCCCAGACGCGGATCGGCGAGGTTCATGTAGCGGCGGGTGAAGGCGGGTGCGTTCGGATCGAGAATCGGATTGGCCATGATCGGTTCAGTGTCGAGTTCGAGTGAGATGAGAGGCGGCGGACTGTGAGTCCGCCGCGTTTGCCATGAGTGGTCGGTCAGATGGCGGAAAGCGTTGTCAGACGGCGTGCGCCGGGTTCGCGTGGCTCGCGTTGTCGTCGTGATCGGTGCTGGCGGGGACGAAGCGATAGTCGCTGTCGAGATTCAGCACATGGCGGGCGCGCGCCTTGTCGATATCGTTTTCCCACACGGCGACGACGACGGTCGCGACGCAGTTGCCGATCAGGTTCGTCAGCGCGCGGGCGATGCCGACAAACCAGTCGACGGGCAGGATCAGCACGAGGCCGAGCACGGGAATCGCGGGAATCGCCGAGAGCGTCGCGGCGAGAATCACGATCGCCGAGCCGGGAATGCCGTGCGCGCCCTTCGACGTCACCAGCGACACCAGCACGACGACGATCAGATCGTGCATCGACAGCGGCGTATTCGTCGCCTGCGCGATGAAGATCACGGCGAGCGTCAGATAGATCGAGAAACCGTCGAGGTTGAACGAGTAGCCAGTCGGAATCACCAGACCGACGGTCGAATCCTTCACGCCCATCCATTCGAGCTTGCGCATGATCTGCGGCAGCACGGCATCCGACGAAGCGGTGCCGAGCACGATCGACAGTTCCTCGCGCAGGTAGCGGATCAGCTTGAACACGCTGAACCCGGCGAGACGCATCACGATACCCAGCACCACGGCGACGAACACGATGCAGCTCGCGTAGAACACGACGACGAGCATGCCGAGCTGCTTGAGCGACTCGACGCCATAGGTGCCCGTGGTGAACGCGATCGCGCCCAGCACGCCGAGCGGCGCGAGCTTGATGATGAAGCTCATCACGCGGAAGAACACTTGCGCGAGTTCGTCGATCAGATCGTTGACGCGCTGCGCTCGCGGCCCGAGCAGCGACAGCGCGGAGCCGACCAGCACGGAGAACACGAGAATCTGCAGGATGTCGCCTTTCGCGAACGCATCGATCGCGGTGTCGGGGATGATCTTCAGCAGGAAACCGGCCGTGTCCTTCAGGCTCTTAGCGTGCTCGGTATAAGTGGCCAGCGAGCCGGCGTCGAGCGTACGCAGATCGATGTTCATGCCGACGCCCGGCCGCGTCGCATACGCGAGCACCGCGCCGATCACGAGCGCGATCGTCGTCATGATTTCGAAGTAGACGACGGCTTTCAGGCCGACGCGTCCCACCTTCTTCAGATCACCTGCGTGCGCCATGCCGCTGACGACCACGCAAAACACGATCGGCCCGATCACCATCTTGATCAGCTTGAGAAAGCCGTCGCCCAATGGGCGCAGCGACTGCGCGAAATGCGGAAATAGCGCTCCGAGCACGATGCCCGCCACGAGAGCGATCACCACCCGGCCAAACAGCGAATTGAAAAACTTCAACACGGCTTTCTCCCAGTCACGAGTTGGGTTTCGAACATCTGTTCATACTGGTCCGACCAGTACTGTTATGGCGAATAGTAGGAAGCCGATATAGTGAGGTCAAGGATTGTCGGGAGAGTGTTTACCCGATCTGGTCTGACCGGCCTTCTTGCCCGGAACTTGCGTGTGGGTGAAGGTTTGCGCGGAACATCGAAAGCCGTTCTACAATGCTGGTCAGACCGCACCGAGCCGCCGCCGACATTATGAAAAACGTGCCGCACACTGTTACCG
Proteins encoded in this window:
- the fur gene encoding ferric iron uptake transcriptional regulator, which encodes MTNPTDLKNIGLKATLPRLKILEIFQHSPVRHLTAEDVYRSLLHEELDIGLATVYRVLTQFEQAGLLSRSNFESGKAVFELNEGTHHDHLVCIDCGLVEEFFDPEIENRQQAIAKERGFKLQEHALALYGVCTKDKCPHRKH
- a CDS encoding ureidoglycolate lyase, producing the protein MNTLRIERLTRDAFAPFGDVIELDGARHYPINEGTTERYHDLAKVDVGTQGGRPLINVFRAQPRAWPIEIAMMERHPLGSQAFVPLSDAPYLIVVAPAGDLDPTGLRAFSTRGWQGVNYARGVWHHPLLALERVSDFLVVDRGGEGPNCDELALPQTWRLERESFETADV
- the alc gene encoding allantoicase, which codes for MANPILDPNAPAFTRRYMNLADPRLGAKALFASDEFFAPKERMLDPQPAVFIPGKYDDHGKWMDGWETRRKRTTGHDYCVVRLARPGIVHGVDLDTSHFTGNFPPAASIEACYSTDDVPADNADWQTLVPATTLQGNQHHYVEVSDTRAFTHLRVNLYPDGGLARLRVYGQPKRDWERVERGSLLDLAAVENGAYLVAANNQHFGPASQMLMPGRGVNMGDGWETRRRREPGNDWAIVALARPGVIRKVEVDTAHFKGNFPDRCSLQAASVTGGTDDSLVTQAMFWPVLLPEQKLQMDNVHTFSAELTALGPVTHVRFNIYPDGGVSRLRLWGELE
- a CDS encoding C4-dicarboxylate transporter DctA; protein product: MLKFFNSLFGRVVIALVAGIVLGALFPHFAQSLRPLGDGFLKLIKMVIGPIVFCVVVSGMAHAGDLKKVGRVGLKAVVYFEIMTTIALVIGAVLAYATRPGVGMNIDLRTLDAGSLATYTEHAKSLKDTAGFLLKIIPDTAIDAFAKGDILQILVFSVLVGSALSLLGPRAQRVNDLIDELAQVFFRVMSFIIKLAPLGVLGAIAFTTGTYGVESLKQLGMLVVVFYASCIVFVAVVLGIVMRLAGFSVFKLIRYLREELSIVLGTASSDAVLPQIMRKLEWMGVKDSTVGLVIPTGYSFNLDGFSIYLTLAVIFIAQATNTPLSMHDLIVVVLVSLVTSKGAHGIPGSAIVILAATLSAIPAIPVLGLVLILPVDWFVGIARALTNLIGNCVATVVVAVWENDIDKARARHVLNLDSDYRFVPASTDHDDNASHANPAHAV